In one window of Poriferisphaera corsica DNA:
- a CDS encoding dual specificity protein phosphatase family protein, producing the protein MHQKNKNGVGDCERPNRFWWHFTLIAVGVTVVSLLVTKVLLDQKILRPPYPAFGKQVAWLLGEQESAYNFDEVVPGLVYRSSNPDLAFLEYLKAQYGVGTVVSLAGPQDWFEDAEKMGMKVHRYGWGTSKLPGIDELGEVEKLMEQAEKGDAVLVHCSAGADRTGYAVALYRVKAEGWKLDDAVEEMRGYWHFPETKEMLHLQMKVYLESPIETAQAKPPAWDNAAYE; encoded by the coding sequence ATGCATCAAAAAAATAAAAACGGGGTCGGGGATTGTGAACGGCCAAACCGATTCTGGTGGCATTTCACACTGATTGCGGTGGGTGTAACAGTTGTCAGCTTGTTAGTGACAAAGGTTCTTTTGGATCAAAAGATTCTGAGGCCGCCGTATCCTGCATTTGGGAAACAAGTGGCTTGGTTATTGGGTGAACAAGAATCTGCGTATAACTTCGATGAGGTTGTGCCGGGGCTGGTGTATCGATCATCGAACCCTGATCTTGCGTTTCTGGAATATCTGAAGGCTCAGTATGGGGTCGGTACGGTAGTGTCACTCGCTGGGCCGCAGGATTGGTTTGAAGATGCTGAGAAAATGGGGATGAAAGTGCATCGATATGGGTGGGGAACATCGAAGTTGCCTGGGATTGATGAATTAGGTGAAGTTGAGAAGCTGATGGAGCAGGCGGAAAAAGGGGATGCGGTGTTGGTGCACTGTTCTGCGGGTGCGGATCGCACGGGATATGCGGTGGCATTGTATCGGGTAAAAGCTGAGGGTTGGAAATTAGACGATGCGGTTGAAGAGATGCGCGGGTATTGGCATTTTCCAGAAACAAAGGAAATGCTTCACCTTCAAATGAAGGTCTATCTTGAATCGCCAATTGAGACAGCGCAGGCGAAACCACCGGCTTGGGATAATGCGGCTTACGAGTGA
- the abc-f gene encoding ribosomal protection-like ABC-F family protein: MSATISTLINSSDPSPQQNYPYPASPIERPLHNMALISVANVELSFGDRVILDGVNLTLDAGEHVGLVGRNGCGKSTLMKLIAGIGNLKAEKGQIQVARGASVGYLHQDHNLDGEKTLREEAGEAFAHLDEMHAQLENIAHQMADAEGSQLEKLMKQYERVEHNMHTAGGYTVDHIVDEVLHGLGLTDAFFGVKVKDLSGGQRGRLALAKLLLAHPDILLLDEPTNHLDIEGRKWLEEFLSEYNGAVILISHDRWLLNRSVKTIYELELGRMVEYPGSYTKFRELRTERILAQRRAYDKQQTKIKQEKAFIDRYRAGQRSKQAQGREKRLSRYIRDEQLERPAELDVMNLSFKKAKRPGDHIVIAENVSKAYGSKVLFKDVDIKITRGEKIGIIGPNGAGKTTLVKVLLGLLDRDAGIVKNGAQIDVGHFKQTHEDLALNETVVNYLRRHVANETEQEARDLAGAFLFTGNEQDSLLGTCSGGERARVVLAGLVAGGHNVLILDEPTNHLDIPSSERLEESLKQYTKPVNNYTTVGEKPIEGTLILISHDRMLLDNLVDQLLILDGNGNVRQFLGNYSEYAETITREKHQATAKAEAARNEQQRKEAEKRRAEEIRIQQSQKQQPQQQPTQRKNTRFKHMNQQKLEAALEAAEVRLTEIDTLLANPDTYREGDQVTQLTAEREKLQSEYSQIEDEWLSRSN, translated from the coding sequence ATGTCAGCTACAATCTCTACCCTCATCAACTCAAGCGATCCCAGCCCGCAACAGAACTATCCGTACCCCGCATCACCAATCGAAAGGCCACTCCACAACATGGCTCTTATCAGCGTAGCAAACGTAGAACTCAGCTTCGGCGACCGTGTCATCCTTGACGGCGTCAACCTTACCCTCGATGCCGGTGAGCACGTCGGCCTTGTCGGTCGTAACGGCTGTGGCAAAAGTACGCTGATGAAACTCATTGCCGGCATCGGCAACCTTAAAGCCGAAAAAGGGCAAATCCAAGTCGCTCGCGGCGCCTCCGTCGGCTACCTCCATCAGGATCACAACCTCGATGGTGAAAAAACGCTCCGCGAGGAAGCAGGCGAAGCCTTCGCCCACCTTGATGAAATGCATGCCCAACTCGAAAATATCGCCCACCAAATGGCAGATGCCGAAGGCAGTCAACTCGAAAAACTCATGAAGCAATATGAGCGTGTCGAGCACAACATGCATACTGCTGGTGGATATACCGTCGATCACATCGTCGACGAAGTCCTTCACGGCCTCGGACTCACTGACGCATTCTTTGGCGTCAAAGTCAAAGATCTCTCCGGCGGACAGCGAGGCCGACTCGCGCTTGCCAAACTTCTGCTCGCACACCCCGACATCCTGCTACTCGACGAACCCACCAACCACCTCGATATTGAAGGCCGTAAATGGCTCGAAGAATTCCTCAGCGAATACAACGGTGCCGTCATCCTCATCTCACACGACCGTTGGCTTCTCAACCGCAGCGTTAAGACTATCTACGAGTTAGAACTTGGCAGAATGGTCGAATATCCCGGCAGCTACACCAAATTCCGTGAGCTTCGCACTGAACGTATTCTCGCCCAACGCCGCGCCTACGATAAGCAACAAACCAAAATCAAACAGGAAAAAGCCTTTATCGATCGATACCGCGCAGGCCAACGCTCAAAACAAGCGCAAGGCCGTGAAAAGCGGCTCAGCCGATATATACGTGACGAGCAGCTCGAGCGTCCCGCAGAACTCGACGTCATGAATCTCAGCTTCAAGAAAGCCAAACGTCCCGGCGACCACATCGTCATCGCAGAAAACGTCAGCAAAGCCTATGGATCAAAAGTCCTCTTTAAAGATGTGGACATCAAGATCACACGCGGCGAAAAAATCGGCATCATCGGCCCCAACGGTGCTGGAAAAACCACACTCGTCAAAGTTCTCCTCGGTCTCCTCGATCGCGATGCAGGTATCGTTAAAAACGGCGCGCAGATCGACGTCGGGCACTTCAAACAAACCCATGAAGACCTCGCACTAAACGAAACCGTCGTCAACTATCTCCGCCGACACGTTGCCAACGAAACCGAGCAGGAAGCTCGCGATCTGGCTGGCGCATTCCTCTTCACCGGCAACGAACAGGACTCGCTCCTTGGCACATGCTCCGGCGGCGAACGCGCACGTGTCGTCCTTGCAGGCCTTGTTGCAGGCGGCCACAACGTCCTTATCCTCGACGAGCCCACCAACCACTTGGACATCCCCTCATCTGAACGCCTTGAAGAATCACTCAAGCAATACACTAAGCCCGTCAACAATTACACAACCGTCGGTGAAAAACCCATCGAAGGCACACTAATCCTCATCTCCCACGACCGAATGCTTCTCGATAATCTCGTCGATCAACTACTCATCCTTGACGGCAACGGTAACGTCCGACAATTCCTCGGCAATTACTCCGAGTATGCCGAAACCATCACCAGAGAAAAGCATCAAGCAACCGCAAAAGCCGAAGCAGCTCGCAACGAACAACAACGCAAAGAGGCTGAAAAACGCAGAGCCGAAGAAATCCGCATTCAACAATCTCAGAAACAACAACCTCAACAGCAACCAACCCAACGAAAAAACACACGCTTTAAGCACATGAATCAGCAAAAACTCGAAGCCGCCCTCGAAGCTGCTGAAGTGCGTCTCACAGAAATTGACACCCTGCTCGCTAATCCAGACACTTACCGCGAAGGTGACCAAGTCACACAACTCACAGCTGAACGAGAAAAATTGCAAAGTGAGTACAGCCAAATCGAAGACGAATGGCTCTCGCGATCAAATTAA
- a CDS encoding sulfatase family protein, translated as MRSTPNLLIILPRGFRSDAVSDEHAWPLATAHLEALARRGSRMVTTASSPADPLAFDSLITGLHARQMSGHLVATDEDLVDEEGEKNVRPYSQRQLDVSLAGYLRDAGYHTAGVGLVRPFLTHLDQSVCLEDLDIVRQSRATEDLYYRHLRKRGLLAAIMKQRMTRKRYGPFKPERLLLEPCDDIDGFIARQAEEMIPTLPEDRPWALFIVMAGPDSHLPPPTIYDGLVSTKHLRDGFTLADFRGMHAMTQPVFVRTSLQHLDPGQLARIRADYLGRVSMVDYAVRQIVTASDQRKDRERTWTVFTSDRGTMLGEKGLVGHQSFHSGCIQTPLIVAPPRHTTMPHDAIPEGFFSTADVVPTLLDIAGVKQLSNVRLGGRSLKPLLMTDDLVPKDTPLGLISEFEDRLLIETQRYKIVYRTPSFEPMAVYDLIGDIDEKKNLVNSTIGFGVANATKPRLDTILQRISA; from the coding sequence ATGAGATCGACGCCCAATTTGTTGATAATCTTGCCGCGAGGATTCAGATCTGATGCGGTATCGGATGAACATGCGTGGCCGCTAGCGACTGCGCATCTGGAGGCGCTTGCGCGACGAGGTTCACGGATGGTAACGACCGCGTCATCGCCAGCGGATCCACTAGCGTTTGACTCGCTCATTACGGGGTTGCATGCGAGGCAGATGAGTGGCCATTTGGTGGCGACGGATGAGGATTTGGTGGATGAGGAAGGTGAGAAGAATGTACGGCCATATTCGCAGCGACAATTGGATGTGTCATTGGCGGGGTATTTGAGGGATGCGGGATATCACACCGCGGGAGTGGGATTGGTGCGGCCGTTTTTGACGCATCTGGACCAGTCAGTTTGTCTGGAAGATTTAGATATTGTGCGGCAATCGCGTGCGACTGAAGATTTGTATTACAGGCATTTACGAAAGCGTGGCTTGTTGGCGGCAATCATGAAGCAGCGGATGACGCGAAAACGGTATGGGCCGTTTAAACCGGAACGGTTGCTGCTGGAGCCATGTGATGATATTGATGGGTTTATTGCAAGGCAGGCGGAAGAGATGATTCCGACATTGCCTGAGGATAGGCCGTGGGCATTATTTATTGTGATGGCTGGGCCTGATTCACATTTGCCGCCGCCGACGATTTATGATGGACTAGTTTCGACAAAGCATTTGCGTGATGGTTTTACGTTGGCAGATTTCAGGGGGATGCATGCGATGACTCAGCCGGTATTTGTGCGGACATCGCTGCAGCATCTAGATCCGGGGCAGTTGGCTCGAATCAGAGCGGATTATCTGGGGCGTGTGTCGATGGTGGATTATGCGGTGAGGCAGATTGTGACGGCATCGGATCAGCGTAAAGATCGTGAACGGACATGGACGGTGTTTACATCGGATCGTGGAACGATGTTGGGAGAAAAAGGCCTTGTTGGTCATCAGTCGTTTCATTCGGGGTGTATTCAGACACCGCTGATTGTTGCACCGCCACGTCATACGACAATGCCGCATGATGCGATACCTGAAGGATTTTTCTCGACCGCTGATGTTGTGCCCACACTATTGGATATTGCAGGGGTTAAGCAATTGTCTAATGTAAGGTTAGGCGGTCGATCGTTGAAGCCATTGTTAATGACGGACGATCTTGTGCCGAAGGATACACCGCTTGGTTTGATATCAGAATTTGAGGATCGATTATTGATCGAAACACAGCGATACAAGATTGTGTACCGTACGCCGAGCTTTGAGCCGATGGCAGTTTATGACCTGATTGGTGATATTGATGAGAAAAAGAATTTAGTGAACTCGACCATTGGTTTTGGCGTGGCGAATGCCACGAAGCCACGGTTGGATACGATTCTTCAACGGATCTCTGCCTGA
- the acs gene encoding acetate--CoA ligase, whose protein sequence is MTQAKGAAETSSTMESILDEHRHFPPSKVFSNGAHIKSIEQYEAMHKRSIDEPETFWAEIADQLHWFKKWDQVLDWRLPDAKWFVGGSTNICYNCIDRQIDAGLGNHTAIIWESEPLENGQPEVRKLTYYDLRREVSRFANGLKKLGVQKGDVVTIYMPMIPELAIAMLACARIGAVHSIIFGGFSASAIRDRVEDGKSKIVITADGGWRRGKIVPLKDNVDEALTLTDLVETVVVYERCKNNIVMADGRDHWWHEVISTASEHCPAEEMASEDLLFILYTSGSTGKPKGIMHTTGGYMVYTYLTSRYTFDLHETKPDGNGGAENGDVYWCTADIGWITGHSYIIYGLLPNRVPTLMYEGAPDFPEKDRFWDIIERHQVTKFYTAPTAIRAFMKWGREWIDKHDISSLKVLGTVGEPINPEAWMWYHKVIGNEKCPIVDTWWQTETGGHMLTPLPGATTTTPGSCTRPFFGIDAAVVNSEGEEVSTNEGGILVVRKPWPSMLRGIYGNRERFLETYWSKIEGCYTAGDGARKDENGNFWIMGRIDDVIVVAGHNLGTMEVESALVSHEAVAEAAVVGFPHDIKGTGIAAFVTLVGGIEETDELKAQVRNHVAKELGPISKPDKLRFTPALPKTRSGKIMRRLLRDIAAGREITGDITTLEDKSIVEKLQQNSD, encoded by the coding sequence ATGACTCAAGCAAAAGGCGCAGCCGAAACCAGCAGCACGATGGAATCGATTCTTGATGAACATCGTCATTTTCCGCCATCAAAGGTTTTCTCAAATGGGGCGCATATCAAGTCCATTGAGCAATACGAAGCCATGCATAAGCGCTCGATAGATGAGCCGGAAACTTTCTGGGCTGAGATCGCAGATCAATTGCACTGGTTTAAAAAATGGGATCAAGTCCTAGATTGGCGATTACCTGATGCGAAATGGTTTGTCGGCGGATCGACCAATATTTGCTACAACTGCATCGACAGGCAAATCGACGCGGGGCTTGGCAATCACACCGCAATCATTTGGGAAAGTGAGCCCCTTGAGAATGGCCAACCCGAAGTCCGCAAGCTCACGTACTACGATCTTCGTCGCGAAGTCAGCCGCTTTGCGAATGGGCTGAAAAAGCTCGGCGTCCAAAAAGGTGACGTCGTCACCATCTATATGCCAATGATCCCCGAACTTGCGATTGCGATGCTTGCATGCGCACGCATCGGTGCGGTTCATTCGATTATTTTCGGCGGCTTCTCTGCCAGTGCGATTCGTGACCGTGTCGAAGACGGCAAAAGTAAAATCGTCATCACCGCCGATGGTGGATGGCGACGTGGTAAAATTGTCCCACTTAAAGATAACGTCGATGAAGCGCTCACACTTACAGATCTCGTTGAAACCGTCGTTGTTTACGAGCGCTGCAAAAACAACATCGTCATGGCTGATGGTCGTGATCATTGGTGGCATGAAGTCATATCCACAGCAAGCGAGCACTGCCCTGCTGAAGAGATGGCCTCCGAAGATCTGCTATTCATTCTTTACACTTCAGGCTCCACCGGCAAACCTAAAGGCATCATGCACACCACCGGCGGCTACATGGTCTACACCTATCTAACTAGCCGCTACACCTTCGACTTACACGAAACGAAGCCTGATGGCAACGGCGGCGCAGAAAATGGTGATGTCTACTGGTGTACCGCAGATATTGGTTGGATCACTGGCCATTCTTATATCATCTACGGATTACTTCCCAACCGCGTTCCAACGCTCATGTACGAAGGCGCCCCCGATTTTCCCGAAAAAGATCGCTTCTGGGACATTATCGAACGTCATCAAGTTACCAAATTCTATACCGCACCGACCGCTATCCGCGCCTTTATGAAATGGGGCCGCGAATGGATCGATAAACACGACATCTCGTCACTTAAAGTCCTCGGCACCGTTGGCGAACCGATCAACCCCGAAGCATGGATGTGGTATCACAAAGTCATCGGCAACGAAAAATGCCCCATCGTCGATACATGGTGGCAAACCGAAACTGGCGGGCACATGCTTACACCACTACCCGGCGCCACAACCACCACCCCCGGCAGTTGCACACGGCCATTCTTCGGCATCGACGCTGCGGTCGTTAACAGTGAAGGTGAAGAAGTCAGCACCAATGAAGGCGGCATTCTCGTCGTTCGCAAACCTTGGCCATCCATGCTCCGTGGTATCTACGGAAACCGTGAACGCTTCCTCGAAACCTACTGGTCAAAAATCGAGGGATGCTACACCGCAGGCGATGGTGCACGAAAAGATGAAAACGGCAACTTCTGGATCATGGGCCGAATCGATGACGTTATCGTTGTCGCGGGTCATAACCTCGGCACGATGGAAGTTGAATCTGCACTCGTCTCACATGAGGCTGTCGCCGAAGCTGCCGTTGTCGGGTTCCCACACGACATCAAAGGTACGGGCATCGCGGCATTCGTGACGCTCGTCGGTGGTATCGAAGAAACCGATGAACTCAAAGCTCAAGTCCGCAATCATGTTGCAAAGGAACTCGGGCCTATCAGCAAGCCCGACAAACTCCGCTTTACCCCTGCGTTACCCAAGACACGCAGTGGCAAGATCATGCGGCGTTTACTCCGTGATATCGCCGCTGGCCGTGAAATCACAGGTGACATCACAACACTTGAGGACAAGTCGATCGTTGAGAAGCTGCAACAAAATAGTGACTAG
- a CDS encoding carbonic anhydrase — protein MAVIATVFGRMLCAGVILVGLSAIGSPIHAQETGLISDSQMAEMRNRFANKITADDAVRRLKGGNQQFVKQENSTIHLDLKQLKTISQADQSKYAFATILSCSDSRVPLELIFDQSFLDLFVIRVAGNVSGVSQLGSIEYGLAHVKTPVLLVLGHENCGAVEATIQAVDQGNLVLERNIPALIEQIKPAVERTKKEHPNAKDHELLDLAIAENVYQQIAQIYYLSPVTRKLSQAGLVRVVGAVYNLRNGEISWLSQNRINGILSDVLSDPDRVKDVYAIPEVQFGLSEAAPLNGYPMSHVYRRDHDRSIRESRAGPGPDSISAKGRFSITGLGAADSTDPAPLPYPKNLTKLDDSVLAIPTKTFPWQDVIIVVIPFAIVVLLVLTTLIVRRCYSK, from the coding sequence ATGGCTGTGATTGCAACTGTGTTTGGCCGCATGTTGTGTGCGGGTGTGATACTGGTCGGACTGTCTGCGATTGGCTCGCCAATTCATGCTCAGGAAACAGGACTCATTTCCGATTCACAAATGGCAGAGATGCGAAATCGATTTGCTAACAAAATAACTGCCGACGATGCGGTTCGCAGATTGAAAGGAGGAAACCAACAATTTGTGAAGCAGGAAAATTCGACGATTCATCTTGATCTCAAACAGTTAAAAACGATCTCACAGGCAGACCAATCAAAATATGCGTTTGCAACGATTCTGTCCTGTTCAGATTCACGCGTACCACTGGAATTGATATTCGATCAAAGTTTTTTAGATCTTTTTGTCATACGCGTTGCGGGTAATGTTTCAGGCGTATCGCAGCTTGGCTCAATTGAATACGGCTTGGCTCATGTGAAAACACCTGTACTGCTTGTCTTGGGTCATGAAAACTGTGGTGCCGTCGAAGCGACAATCCAGGCAGTGGATCAAGGCAATCTAGTTTTAGAACGAAATATCCCCGCGTTGATCGAACAGATTAAGCCGGCTGTTGAGCGAACAAAAAAAGAACATCCCAATGCCAAAGATCATGAGTTGCTTGATCTTGCGATAGCAGAAAATGTTTACCAGCAAATAGCGCAAATCTATTACCTATCACCAGTCACCCGTAAGCTATCTCAAGCAGGGTTGGTTCGTGTCGTCGGCGCGGTCTATAACTTGAGGAATGGTGAAATAAGTTGGTTATCACAAAATCGTATTAACGGGATTTTAAGTGACGTACTTTCAGATCCAGACCGTGTAAAGGATGTGTATGCGATTCCAGAAGTTCAATTCGGTTTGTCAGAGGCAGCACCTTTAAACGGGTATCCCATGTCGCATGTCTATCGACGAGACCATGATCGCTCGATTCGAGAGAGTCGCGCAGGGCCAGGTCCGGATAGCATCTCGGCGAAAGGCCGATTTTCCATTACAGGGTTAGGAGCAGCGGATTCAACTGATCCAGCGCCTCTACCTTATCCTAAGAATCTGACCAAATTAGACGATTCAGTTCTTGCAATACCAACAAAAACTTTTCCATGGCAAGATGTCATTATTGTTGTGATCCCATTTGCAATTGTCGTTCTGCTTGTGCTGACAACATTAATCGTGCGGCGATGCTATTCTAAATGA
- a CDS encoding NYN domain-containing protein, with translation MLIIDAYNVLHLPMPQSLAGLDEARLCLAMSRSAYRERSATVVCDGRPKPHIPSTSPVPSVQLLYSGLSNSADDLIISLLDASTSPRKITVVTNDRAIKRAAKRRKAQLLSSESFITRLASTLGSIPPLPKSAKPDLSPVPEDQVRGWLEEFGLTVEDLQNDPLYAELQSLSHAINPEARPEPTGSQQASPASNEDIIQKLRATEKAETKAKRRQKKNKTNTKNHKNNRITPPLSKHVNRLDPDKLLSSDLREELSKYWPPPGL, from the coding sequence ATGCTCATTATTGACGCATACAACGTACTGCATCTGCCGATGCCTCAATCCCTCGCTGGGCTTGACGAGGCGCGGTTATGCCTTGCGATGTCGCGATCCGCATACCGTGAACGATCCGCAACCGTGGTTTGTGACGGTCGCCCAAAACCGCATATCCCCTCAACTTCGCCTGTTCCATCAGTACAGCTGCTTTATTCTGGTTTATCTAATTCTGCTGACGATCTGATTATCTCGCTGCTCGATGCGTCGACATCGCCTCGAAAGATCACGGTGGTGACCAACGACCGAGCAATTAAGCGAGCCGCTAAACGCCGCAAGGCTCAGCTTCTGTCTTCCGAATCTTTCATCACCCGTTTAGCCTCAACGCTCGGCTCAATACCTCCACTTCCAAAATCTGCAAAGCCTGACCTTTCCCCTGTCCCTGAAGATCAGGTGCGTGGTTGGCTTGAGGAGTTCGGTCTGACAGTCGAGGATCTGCAGAACGACCCGCTTTATGCAGAGCTACAATCGCTATCTCACGCAATCAACCCCGAAGCGCGCCCTGAGCCCACTGGGTCTCAGCAAGCTTCTCCAGCTTCAAACGAGGACATCATCCAAAAGCTCCGGGCAACTGAGAAAGCTGAAACCAAAGCAAAACGCAGGCAGAAAAAAAACAAAACCAACACCAAAAATCACAAGAACAATCGCATCACGCCGCCGCTCTCTAAACATGTCAACCGCCTCGACCCTGACAAACTTTTATCTTCGGATCTGCGGGAGGAACTCTCGAAATATTGGCCTCCACCCGGCCTCTAA
- the pyrH gene encoding UMP kinase encodes MTQPATSYKRVLLKISGEALCKSGSFGIDSDELKIIANEIVKAAKVGAQLGIVVGGGNIIRGATLAQEGAIQQATADQMGMLGTVMNGLALKEMLEKLGQPARVLSAINLSAVAETFIRGRAIRHLEKGRVVIFVAGTGNPFFTTDSAASLRAAEIGADVLLKATKVDGIYDKDPVKYPDATRYKHLTFSQAIDQDLKVMDLTAFDMCRKRNIPIIVFNMKQTDHIANVVAGKDHGTKVTVN; translated from the coding sequence ATGACCCAGCCAGCAACCTCTTATAAACGCGTTCTCCTGAAAATCTCCGGCGAAGCGCTCTGCAAATCAGGCTCCTTTGGTATCGACTCCGATGAACTCAAAATCATCGCCAATGAAATCGTCAAAGCAGCCAAGGTCGGGGCTCAACTCGGTATCGTCGTCGGTGGCGGCAACATCATCCGTGGTGCGACCCTCGCTCAAGAAGGCGCAATTCAGCAAGCGACCGCCGACCAGATGGGGATGCTCGGCACCGTCATGAACGGTCTCGCTCTGAAGGAAATGCTCGAAAAACTCGGGCAACCCGCTCGCGTTCTTTCTGCAATCAATCTCTCTGCTGTCGCAGAAACCTTCATCCGTGGTCGTGCGATCCGTCACCTCGAGAAAGGTCGTGTCGTCATCTTCGTTGCTGGCACAGGCAACCCATTTTTTACCACCGACTCTGCCGCCTCGCTCCGTGCAGCCGAAATCGGTGCAGACGTCCTCCTCAAGGCCACCAAAGTGGACGGTATCTACGACAAAGACCCCGTCAAATATCCTGACGCAACGCGCTACAAGCATCTCACCTTCTCTCAGGCGATCGACCAAGATCTTAAAGTTATGGATCTGACCGCCTTTGATATGTGCCGTAAACGCAATATCCCCATTATCGTCTTCAACATGAAGCAGACTGATCACATCGCCAACGTTGTGGCCGGTAAAGATCATGGCACCAAAGTGACCGTCAACTAA
- the frr gene encoding ribosome recycling factor, with the protein MDIDTILLEAEEAMDKAVDYLKGELKGIRTGRASTALVEYIKVDYYGSMTDLRQLAMITVPEPTQLLIKPFDASSVQACAKAIQNAGLGLNPQVDGKQIRLNLPALSGERRQQLIGTVKQMGESTKISLRNTRRDANKHLDKLGKDKSLHIPEDDVASSKDDIQEAIKKHEKTVSELVDSKSKEIQEI; encoded by the coding sequence ATGGATATCGATACCATCCTCCTCGAAGCCGAAGAAGCTATGGACAAAGCCGTTGATTACCTCAAAGGTGAACTCAAAGGCATTCGTACCGGCCGCGCCTCCACCGCACTTGTCGAGTACATCAAGGTCGACTACTACGGTTCCATGACCGATCTTCGTCAGCTTGCCATGATCACCGTTCCCGAGCCAACACAGTTGCTCATCAAGCCGTTCGATGCTTCCTCTGTGCAGGCTTGTGCGAAAGCCATCCAGAATGCTGGCCTCGGCCTCAACCCGCAAGTGGACGGTAAACAGATCCGCCTTAATCTTCCCGCACTCTCCGGCGAACGCCGTCAGCAACTCATCGGCACAGTCAAGCAAATGGGCGAATCCACCAAAATCTCACTCCGCAACACACGCCGCGATGCCAATAAGCATCTCGATAAACTCGGCAAAGATAAATCGCTTCATATCCCCGAAGATGACGTCGCATCCTCAAAGGACGATATCCAGGAAGCGATCAAGAAGCACGAAAAAACAGTCTCCGAGCTTGTTGATTCCAAATCCAAAGAAATTCAAGAGATCTAA